From the genome of Zonotrichia albicollis isolate bZonAlb1 chromosome 20, bZonAlb1.hap1, whole genome shotgun sequence, one region includes:
- the UBXN11 gene encoding UBX domain-containing protein 11 isoform X4: MERFLSDYGLIWVGEARERLEEPGAARDGAEPPAGSPCRPGEAVHCQQQIDFDLILEHIRDLNSLVGEGSAQVEQTARGARLRRAEPLPVTLYRDGITVGQHGAFRPYQHPSTQQCLQDIMDGYFPSELQPRYPDGVPLQVTDRRDVVFQKPDLAGSFPGLGHVVGTAESNRVQETSKIPGPKCSWEQDPNEVSQPLKRRGSTNSTQGAAPQGSDGQQSSEEILLETPGLAALDRGRAAEQAGAPELCRLRVRSESGEQTYELRMLLTDTIGDLRRLLAHLRGGNSDYEILSTFPQRVYTDSSRSLQECGLVPRASLLLRRRDPSPGQGRGLQPA, from the exons atggag CGGTTCCTGAGCGATTACGGTCTGATCTGGGTTGGAGAGGCGCGGGAGCGGCTGGAGGAGCCGGGAGCAGCCCGGGATGGAGCGGAGCCGCCCGcagggagcccctgcaggccgg GTGAGGCCGTTCATTGCCAGCAGCAGATTGATTTTGATTTAATCCTGGAGCACATCAGGGACCTGAACTCGCTGGTGGGCGAGGGCAGCGCGCAGGTGGAGCAGACGGCGCGGGGGGCTCGGCTGCGGCGGGCAGAGCCCCTGCCCGTCACCCTGTACCGGGACGGCATCACCGTGGGGCAGCACGGAGCCTTCCGGCCCTACCAGCACCCCAGCACGCAG CAATGCCTGCAGGACATCATGGACGGTTATTTCCCCTCCGAGCTGCAGCCACGCTACCCCGACGGGGTCCCCTTGCAG GTCACTGACAGGAGGGATGTGGTGTTCCAGAAGCCAGACCTTGCAGGGAGCTTTCCTGGCCTTGGCCATGTGGTGGGGACTGCAGAATCCAACAGAGTGCAGGAAACATCCAAGATCCCAG GTCCTAAATGCTCCTGGGAGCAGGATCCCAATGAGGTTTCCCAGCCCCTGAAGCGCAGAGGGAGCACGAACAGCACCCAAGGAGCAGCTCCACAG GGCTCTgatgggcagcagagcagcGAGGAAATCCTGCTGGAAACACCtgggctggctgccctggacag GgggagggcagcagagcaggctggagcccctgagctctgcaggctgcGCGTCCGGTCCGAGAGCGGGGAGCAGACGTACGAGCTGAGGATGCTGCTCACAGACACCATCGGGGACCTGCGCCGGCTGCTCGCCCACCTCAG GGGTGGAAACTCAGACTATGAGATCCTGAGCACCTTTCCCCAGCGCGTGTACACAgacagctccaggagcctgcagGAATGCGGGCTGGTGCCCCGGGCCTCGCTGCTGCTCCGCAGGAGAGACCCCTccccggggcagggcagggggctgcagccagcctAG
- the SH3BGRL3 gene encoding SH3 domain-binding glutamic acid-rich-like protein 3, translating to MSTLKVYSTSVTGSREIKSQQSEVTRILDGKNIKYELVDISQDNALREEMRAKAGNPKAIPPQIVNGDQYCGDYELFVEAVEQNTLQEFLKLA from the exons ATGAGCACCCTCAAGGTCTACAGCACGTCGGTGACCGGCTCCCGGGAG ATCAAATCCCAACAGAGCGAGGTAACCCGAATCCTGGACGGCAAGAACATCAAGTACGAGCTGGTGGACATCTCCCAGGATAACGCTCTCCGGGAGGAGATGAGGGCCAAGGCAGGCAACCCCAAAGCCATCCCGCCCCAGATCGTCAACGGGGACCAGTACTGCGGG GATTACGAGCTCTTCGTGGAAGCTGTGgagcaaaacactctgcaggaGTTCCTCAAGTTGGCCTGA